Proteins encoded together in one Micromonospora kangleipakensis window:
- a CDS encoding nicotinate phosphoribosyltransferase, protein MTGLRTDLYELRMAASYLRRDMVEAATFSLFVRRLPPRRGFLVAAGLAEALAFLETFSFDDDELGYLRDVVGLDQPTVAALAGLRFTGDVRAVPEGRVVFADEPLVEVTAPIAEAQLVETGVLNLITFHTTVASKAARCRLAAGDAELVDFAFRRTHGLEAGAGVARASAIAGFAATSDVEAARRYGLRPSGTMAHSYVEAFPDERAAFRAFAADFPANPIFLVDTYDTPAGVRAAVDVITELGVTGPLGVRLDSGDLADLAEQTRAILDGAGLTQAKIVASGSLDEDLIAALVAQGAPIDAYGVGTRMGVSFDAPSLDSAYKLVAFGDRPVLKLSPGKATLPGPKQVFRDPTGASGDVVGLRDEPPPAGREPLLVPVMRGGVRVEAADPAGEVQAARRRFDADLAWLPEAARRLADPTPLTATVSPGLTELRDRVTAQVGRAGAY, encoded by the coding sequence ATGACCGGGTTGCGTACCGACCTGTACGAGCTGCGGATGGCGGCCAGCTACCTGCGCCGTGACATGGTGGAAGCCGCCACGTTCAGCCTCTTCGTCCGCCGGCTGCCGCCCCGGCGCGGCTTCCTGGTGGCCGCCGGGCTGGCCGAGGCGCTGGCGTTCCTGGAGACCTTCTCCTTCGACGACGACGAGTTGGGCTACCTGCGCGACGTCGTCGGTCTCGACCAGCCGACCGTCGCGGCGCTCGCCGGGCTGCGCTTCACCGGGGACGTCCGGGCCGTGCCGGAGGGACGCGTGGTCTTCGCCGACGAGCCGCTGGTGGAGGTGACCGCGCCGATCGCCGAGGCGCAGCTGGTGGAGACCGGCGTGCTGAACCTGATCACCTTCCACACCACGGTGGCCAGCAAGGCCGCCCGCTGCCGGCTCGCCGCCGGGGACGCGGAGCTGGTCGACTTCGCCTTCCGCCGTACGCACGGGCTCGAGGCGGGGGCGGGGGTGGCGCGGGCGTCGGCCATCGCCGGCTTCGCCGCCACCAGCGACGTCGAGGCCGCCCGACGCTACGGCCTGCGACCGTCCGGGACGATGGCCCACTCGTACGTCGAGGCGTTTCCCGACGAGCGGGCCGCGTTCCGCGCGTTCGCCGCCGACTTTCCCGCCAACCCGATCTTCCTCGTCGACACCTACGACACGCCCGCCGGCGTACGGGCCGCCGTCGACGTCATCACCGAGCTCGGGGTGACCGGGCCGCTCGGTGTCCGGCTCGACTCGGGCGATCTGGCCGACCTGGCCGAGCAGACCCGCGCGATCCTGGACGGCGCCGGGCTCACCCAGGCGAAGATCGTGGCCAGCGGCAGCCTCGACGAGGACCTCATCGCGGCCCTCGTCGCACAGGGCGCACCGATCGACGCCTACGGCGTCGGCACCCGGATGGGCGTCTCCTTCGACGCCCCGTCCCTGGACAGCGCCTACAAACTCGTCGCCTTCGGCGACCGGCCGGTGCTCAAGCTGTCGCCCGGCAAGGCCACCCTGCCCGGCCCCAAGCAGGTCTTCCGTGACCCCACCGGGGCGAGCGGCGACGTGGTCGGGCTGCGCGACGAACCGCCACCGGCGGGCCGCGAGCCGTTGCTCGTGCCGGTTATGCGCGGCGGAGTTCGCGTCGAGGCCGCCGATCCGGCCGGTGAGGTGCAGGCCGCGCGCCGCCGGTTCGACGCGGACCTCGCCTGGCTGCCCGAGGCGGCGCGCCGGCTGGCCGACCCGACCCCGCTCACCGCGACGGTCAGTCCCGGCCTCACCGAGCTGCGGGACCGGGTGACCGCGCAGGTGGGGCGGGCCGGCGCGTACTGA
- a CDS encoding FAD-dependent monooxygenase has translation MTAAVDVLIVGAGPTGLALAAQLAADGVRPRLIDRSLDRVHESRALAIQPRSLEVLARFGVTDQLIAEGNPAVRLHLHVRNRVLTLPMFDLGLADTAYPHLLFLSQAETERVLAEHVRASGVTVERGVELVDLRSTTDQVTCQLRHRDGREETVGARYVVGCDGAHSAVRRDAGIAFEGSSYPQTFVLADVEADGPATGAAHAFLSDTGMLLFFPLGRPASWRLLVMRPPADPTPPDATVTLDQVQTLADGYTGGTVRLHDPVWMTNFKLHHRAARHYRAGRILLAGDAAHIHSPVGAQGMNTGIQDAINLGWKLAHTLRGGAAGLLDTYEPERAPIGRMVLRFTDRAFTIATSTNPLVRFARTRLAPAVIPLAARARAGRAFAFRTVAELDIRYRRSPLSVEGPRPPRRGPRAGDRLPDGPVVRDGRSATLHQVTGPPGWHLLLCGPGRAWAAERVEQLCRGRGLTVHRLGLGDEPGTLHDPDGRALHRLGLGADAAALYLVRPDGHIGFRSGAEGWTALVGYLDRWLPPS, from the coding sequence ATGACCGCCGCGGTGGATGTGTTGATCGTCGGTGCCGGCCCGACCGGCCTGGCGTTGGCCGCGCAACTCGCCGCGGACGGCGTCCGGCCACGCCTGATCGACCGCAGCCTCGACCGGGTCCACGAGTCGCGCGCCCTGGCGATCCAGCCGCGCAGCCTGGAGGTGCTGGCGCGGTTCGGCGTCACCGACCAGCTCATCGCCGAGGGCAACCCGGCGGTGCGGCTGCACCTGCACGTCCGGAACCGGGTGCTGACCCTGCCGATGTTCGACCTGGGCCTGGCCGACACCGCCTACCCGCACCTGCTGTTCCTGTCCCAGGCCGAGACCGAACGGGTCCTCGCCGAACACGTGCGGGCCTCGGGCGTGACCGTCGAGCGCGGCGTGGAGCTGGTCGACCTGCGCAGCACTACCGACCAGGTGACCTGCCAGCTGCGCCACCGCGACGGCCGGGAGGAGACGGTCGGCGCCCGGTACGTGGTCGGCTGCGACGGCGCGCACAGCGCCGTTCGCCGCGACGCCGGGATCGCCTTCGAGGGCAGCTCCTACCCGCAGACGTTCGTGCTGGCCGACGTCGAGGCCGACGGTCCCGCCACCGGGGCGGCGCACGCGTTCCTCTCCGATACCGGGATGCTGCTCTTCTTCCCGCTCGGCCGGCCGGCCAGCTGGCGGCTGCTGGTGATGCGACCACCGGCCGACCCCACCCCACCGGACGCGACGGTGACCCTCGACCAGGTGCAGACGCTCGCCGACGGGTACACCGGCGGGACCGTGCGGCTGCACGACCCGGTGTGGATGACCAACTTCAAGCTGCACCACCGCGCCGCCCGGCACTACCGGGCCGGGCGGATCCTGCTGGCCGGCGACGCCGCGCACATCCACAGCCCCGTCGGGGCCCAGGGGATGAACACCGGCATCCAGGACGCGATCAACCTCGGCTGGAAGCTCGCCCACACCCTCCGCGGCGGCGCGGCCGGGCTGCTGGACACCTACGAACCCGAACGCGCCCCGATCGGGCGGATGGTGCTGCGCTTCACCGACCGGGCCTTCACCATCGCCACCTCCACCAACCCGCTCGTCCGCTTCGCCCGTACCCGCCTCGCCCCCGCCGTCATCCCGCTGGCAGCGCGGGCCCGGGCCGGCCGGGCGTTCGCCTTTCGCACGGTCGCCGAGCTCGACATCCGGTACCGGCGCAGCCCCCTGTCGGTGGAGGGGCCGCGCCCGCCCCGGCGCGGGCCCCGGGCCGGCGACCGGCTGCCCGACGGGCCTGTGGTGCGCGACGGGCGATCCGCGACATTGCACCAGGTCACCGGCCCGCCGGGCTGGCACCTGCTGCTGTGCGGGCCGGGTCGGGCCTGGGCCGCCGAACGGGTCGAGCAGCTGTGCCGAGGCCGGGGTCTCACGGTCCACCGCCTCGGCCTCGGCGACGAGCCCGGCACCCTGCACGACCCGGATGGCCGCGCCCTGCACCGGCTCGGCCTTGGCGCCGACGCCGCCGCGCTGTACCTGGTCCGACCGGACGGCCACATCGGTTTCCGATCCGGCGCCGAGGGCTGGACCGCGCTGGTCGGCTACCTCGACCGGTGGCTCCCACCCTCCTGA
- a CDS encoding DUF2231 domain-containing protein has protein sequence MESRAKAMGHGIHPILIVFPLGLLATSVIFDILYLITDRPGFQISAAYTIGAGIVGGLIAAVFGLIDWRAIPSGTRAKRVGAAHGLGNVVVLLLFAVSWLLRRAADNWDPNALALICSFAGILLAGVTGWLGGELVERLGVSVSDEAGVNAPSSLSRRSTGRPRARGV, from the coding sequence ATGGAAAGTCGCGCGAAGGCCATGGGCCACGGGATCCACCCCATTCTGATCGTGTTCCCGCTGGGCCTGCTCGCCACCTCGGTGATCTTCGACATCCTGTACCTGATCACCGACCGGCCGGGTTTCCAGATCTCCGCCGCGTACACGATCGGCGCCGGCATCGTCGGCGGCCTGATCGCCGCGGTGTTCGGCCTGATCGACTGGCGGGCCATCCCCAGCGGTACGCGGGCCAAGCGGGTCGGCGCGGCGCACGGTCTGGGCAACGTGGTGGTCCTGCTGCTGTTCGCGGTGAGCTGGCTGCTGCGGCGCGCCGCCGACAACTGGGATCCGAACGCGCTGGCGTTGATCTGCAGCTTCGCGGGGATCCTGCTCGCCGGGGTGACCGGTTGGCTCGGTGGTGAACTGGTCGAGCGGCTCGGGGTCAGCGTGAGCGACGAGGCGGGCGTCAACGCGCCGAGTTCGCTGTCGCGCCGGTCCACCGGCCGGCCCCGCGCCCGCGGGGTCTGA
- the dinB gene encoding DNA polymerase IV — MSGDATILHADLDAFYASVEQRDDPRLRGRPVIVGGGVVLACSYEAKALGVRSAMGGRQARRLCPDAIVVPPRMAAYTAASRAVFEIFRGTSPLVEGLSIDEAFLDVGGLRRLAGPPRDIAVRLRREVRERVGLPITVGVARTKFLAKVASGVAKPDGLLVVAPDRELEFLHPLPVERLWGVGPVTAAKLRDRRIRTVGQVARLGEATLVSLLGAGAGRHLHALAHNRDPRPVQVGRRRSSMGAQHALGREPHSPTDLDAVLAGLVDRVTRRMRAAGRTGRTVMLRLRFGDYTRATRSHTLAKATAQTGPLLAAARALLRTALPEIDARGVTLIGVSVGNLDDGHEQPPLPFDRDPGADLDAAVDAVRDRFGSAALTRAVLLGRDPGLEMPRLPD, encoded by the coding sequence GTGTCGGGCGACGCCACCATCCTGCACGCCGACCTGGACGCGTTCTACGCGTCGGTCGAGCAGCGGGACGACCCACGGCTGCGCGGCCGGCCGGTGATCGTCGGCGGTGGCGTGGTGCTGGCGTGCAGCTACGAGGCGAAGGCGCTCGGGGTACGCAGCGCGATGGGCGGGCGGCAGGCGCGGCGGCTCTGCCCGGACGCGATCGTCGTGCCGCCGCGGATGGCGGCCTACACGGCGGCGAGCCGGGCCGTGTTCGAGATCTTCCGAGGGACCAGTCCCCTGGTCGAGGGGCTCTCCATCGACGAGGCGTTCCTCGACGTCGGCGGCCTGCGCCGGCTCGCCGGCCCGCCGCGCGACATCGCCGTGCGACTGCGCCGCGAGGTGCGGGAACGGGTCGGCCTGCCGATCACCGTCGGGGTGGCCCGGACGAAGTTCCTGGCGAAGGTGGCCAGCGGGGTGGCGAAGCCGGACGGGCTGCTGGTCGTCGCGCCGGACCGCGAGTTGGAGTTCCTGCACCCGCTGCCGGTGGAGCGGCTCTGGGGCGTCGGCCCGGTCACCGCGGCGAAGCTGCGCGACCGGCGCATCCGTACCGTCGGTCAGGTGGCCCGGTTGGGCGAGGCGACCCTCGTGTCACTGCTCGGCGCGGGCGCCGGTCGGCACCTGCACGCCCTGGCGCACAACCGCGACCCGCGCCCGGTGCAGGTCGGCCGGCGGCGGTCCTCGATGGGCGCGCAGCACGCCCTCGGTCGGGAGCCGCACTCCCCCACGGACCTCGACGCCGTCCTGGCCGGGCTCGTCGACCGGGTGACCCGACGGATGCGCGCCGCCGGGCGGACCGGCCGCACGGTAATGCTGCGACTGCGGTTCGGCGACTACACCCGGGCGACCCGTTCGCACACCCTGGCCAAGGCGACGGCACAGACCGGGCCGCTGCTGGCGGCGGCGCGGGCGCTGCTGCGGACGGCGCTGCCGGAGATCGACGCCCGGGGCGTCACGCTGATCGGGGTGTCGGTCGGCAACCTCGACGACGGGCACGAGCAGCCGCCGCTGCCGTTCGACCGTGATCCCGGCGCCGACCTCGACGCCGCGGTGGACGCGGTCCGGGACCGGTTCGGGTCGGCGGCGCTGACCCGGGCGGTGCTGCTCGGCCGCGACCCGGGCCTGGAGATGCCCCGCCTGCCGGACTGA
- a CDS encoding MerR family transcriptional regulator, producing the protein MNGDTLYSIGELARRTGLTVKAIRFYSDRGIVPPTGRSPAGYRRYDLDALARLELVRTLRDLGLDLTTIRKVVDREISLAEVAAAHAEALAVQIRTLRLRRAVLTAVARRGSTPEEMDLMHQLAKLSEEERRRLVGEFLDTVFGGLDADAGFVGIRRSMTPELPDDPGAEQVEAWVELAELSQDPDFRARMRRMAEQHAAERARGDGPVVRRDAAALVRDLVGPALVAGLDPASPEADPVVAAVTARYAQLSGRPDDVDVRRRLTTLLETANDPRRERYLQLLSVINGWTAPESLAPALDWFIRALRARIPR; encoded by the coding sequence ATGAACGGCGACACGCTCTACTCGATCGGTGAGCTGGCCCGGCGGACCGGGCTGACGGTCAAGGCCATCCGCTTCTACTCCGACCGCGGGATCGTGCCGCCGACCGGCCGCAGCCCGGCCGGGTACCGCCGCTACGACCTCGACGCCCTCGCCCGCCTGGAGCTCGTGCGGACCCTGCGCGACCTGGGACTGGACCTGACCACCATCCGGAAGGTCGTGGACCGGGAGATCTCGCTCGCCGAGGTCGCCGCGGCGCACGCCGAGGCGCTCGCGGTGCAGATCCGCACGCTGCGGCTGCGGCGTGCGGTGCTGACGGCGGTGGCCAGGCGCGGGTCGACCCCCGAGGAGATGGATCTCATGCACCAGCTGGCCAAGCTCTCCGAGGAGGAGCGCCGACGTCTCGTCGGCGAGTTCCTCGACACCGTCTTCGGCGGCCTGGACGCCGACGCCGGATTCGTGGGGATCAGGCGCTCGATGACCCCCGAACTGCCCGACGACCCCGGGGCCGAGCAGGTCGAGGCGTGGGTCGAGCTGGCCGAACTGTCCCAGGACCCGGATTTCCGCGCGCGCATGCGACGGATGGCCGAGCAGCACGCGGCCGAGCGCGCCCGGGGCGACGGCCCGGTCGTGCGCCGCGACGCCGCCGCGCTGGTCCGTGACCTGGTCGGCCCCGCCCTGGTGGCCGGCCTCGATCCGGCCTCGCCCGAGGCCGATCCGGTCGTCGCGGCGGTCACGGCGCGGTACGCGCAGCTCTCCGGTCGTCCCGACGACGTCGACGTGCGGCGCCGGCTGACGACCCTGCTGGAGACCGCGAACGACCCGCGCCGGGAGCGGTACCTCCAACTGCTCTCGGTGATCAACGGCTGGACGGCCCCGGAGAGTCTGGCGCCGGCGCTCGACTGGTTCATCCGGGCCCTGCGCGCCCGGATTCCGCGGTAG
- a CDS encoding TIGR02452 family protein, which yields MSTRLRAIARDTLDILDAGHYRNAAGARVDLAGRVRAAVAGTRLHLPADPLPTPPTGGGAPAVEVTGESTLVAARRLAEDGDVAALVFASAKNPGGGFRTGAQAQEESIARASALFPCLTAVGAFYEFHREQRDLLYSDRVIHSPRVPVFRDDKGRLLDAAHEVSFLTAAAPNRGAVLRNQPADIDRVAPVLRTRARRVLAVAAAHGHRRLVLGAWGCGVFRNDPATVAEAFALALADAAGWFDQVSFAVLDRADGPVYAAFAARFGAAPAGPHPGSGPA from the coding sequence ATGAGTACGCGGCTGCGGGCGATCGCCCGCGACACCCTGGACATCCTCGACGCCGGCCACTACCGCAACGCCGCCGGCGCACGGGTCGACCTCGCGGGCCGGGTGCGTGCCGCCGTCGCCGGCACCCGGCTGCACCTGCCCGCCGACCCGCTGCCCACACCCCCGACCGGCGGTGGCGCGCCGGCCGTCGAGGTGACCGGGGAGAGCACCCTGGTGGCCGCCCGGCGGCTCGCCGAGGACGGGGACGTCGCCGCGCTGGTCTTCGCCTCGGCGAAGAACCCGGGCGGCGGCTTCCGTACCGGGGCGCAGGCTCAGGAGGAGAGCATTGCGCGGGCCTCCGCGCTCTTCCCCTGCCTCACCGCCGTCGGCGCGTTCTACGAGTTCCACCGGGAGCAGCGCGACCTGCTCTACAGCGACCGGGTCATCCACTCGCCCCGGGTGCCGGTGTTCCGCGACGACAAGGGCCGACTGCTCGACGCCGCCCACGAGGTGTCCTTCCTGACCGCCGCCGCGCCGAATCGGGGCGCGGTGCTGCGCAACCAGCCCGCCGACATCGACCGGGTGGCGCCGGTGCTGCGGACCCGGGCGCGCCGGGTCCTCGCGGTCGCCGCGGCGCACGGACACCGGCGGCTGGTGCTCGGCGCGTGGGGCTGCGGAGTGTTCCGCAACGACCCGGCCACCGTGGCGGAGGCGTTCGCGCTGGCCCTGGCCGACGCGGCCGGCTGGTTCGACCAGGTGAGCTTCGCGGTGCTCGACCGGGCCGATGGTCCGGTGTACGCCGCCTTCGCCGCCCGCTTCGGCGCCGCGCCCGCTGGCCCGCATCCTGGTAGCGGACCAGCCTGA
- the fdh gene encoding formate dehydrogenase, whose product MGVRTWIEGWPVYRQLTGTDPLGRGAAAKSARSTSLTARTETADSVARSVCPYCAVGCGQRVFVKDGQVSQIEGDPDSPISRGRLCPKGSASKSLVTSPLRQTKVRYRRPYGTEWEDLELDVALDMIADRVLAARDETWEDVDDSGRPLNRTLGISSLGGATLDNEENYLIKKLFTAMGALQIENQARIUHSATVPGLGTSFGRGGATDFQQDLINSDVIVIQGSNMAEAHPVGFQWVMEAKKRGAKVFHVDPRFTRTSALADTYLPIRAGTDIALLGGVVRYILDNELDFRDYVVAYTNAATILTEGYRDTEDLDGLFSGFKPNNASYDQASWLYEGHEPIGAVRDTETQRETAAGLEHESHGAPIVGQAERDETLRHPRCVYQILKRHYARYTPEMVERVCGIPPEKFLELARAWTENSGRDRTSMLVYSVGWTQHSVGVQYIRIGAIIQLLLGNVGRPGGGIMALRGHANIQGSTDIPTLFNLLPGYLPMPHHADHPTFDDWIESIQHPGQKGFWGNAKAYGVNLLKAYWGDAATPENDFCYGYLPRMTGDHGTYQQVLNMIDGKVKGHFLLGQNPAVGSAHGRAQRLGMANLDWLVVRDLFMIESATFWKNAPEIETGELVTERCRTEVFFLPAASHVEKEGTFTQTQRLLQWREKALDPPGDCRSELWFFYHLGRIIRERLADSTRPRDRALLDLNWNYPTHGPHAEPSAEDVLREINGYEVATGRPLSLFTEMKDDGSTAGGCWIYCGLFADGVNQAARRRPGSEQTWVAPEWGWAWPANRRILYNRASADPDGKPWSERKKYVWWDEGKGEWTGYDVPDFEKTKPPSYRPPEGATGVEGLAGDDPFIMQGDGKGWLYAPTGVLDGPLPTHYEPAESPVSNPLYGQQANPTRKVYVHPVNSLNPSPPQPHSEIFPYVFTVSRLTEHHTAGGMSRTVTHLAELQPAMFVEVSPELAVERGLTHLGWAHLVSARAAIEARVMVTDRLTPLRIDDRIIHQIWLPYHWGYEGLTRGDSANDLFGITLDPNVLIQESKVGTCDIRPGRRPRGRELRDLVADYRRRSGDLFSQYPPIVTTGAADSGGDQET is encoded by the coding sequence ATGGGTGTGCGCACCTGGATCGAGGGCTGGCCGGTCTATCGCCAGCTCACCGGCACCGATCCGCTTGGCCGGGGCGCCGCGGCCAAGTCCGCGCGCTCCACGTCGCTGACCGCCCGCACTGAGACCGCCGATTCGGTGGCCCGCTCGGTCTGCCCGTACTGCGCGGTGGGCTGCGGGCAGCGGGTGTTCGTCAAGGACGGGCAGGTCTCCCAGATCGAGGGTGACCCGGACAGTCCGATCTCCCGTGGTCGGCTCTGCCCGAAGGGGTCGGCCAGCAAGAGCCTGGTCACCAGTCCGCTGCGGCAGACCAAGGTCCGCTACCGCCGGCCGTACGGCACGGAGTGGGAGGACCTGGAGCTCGACGTGGCGCTCGACATGATCGCCGACCGGGTCCTCGCCGCCCGTGACGAGACCTGGGAGGACGTCGACGACTCCGGTCGGCCGCTGAATCGGACGTTGGGCATCTCCAGCCTGGGCGGGGCGACGCTGGACAACGAGGAGAACTACCTCATCAAGAAGCTGTTCACGGCGATGGGGGCGCTCCAGATCGAGAACCAGGCCCGGATTTGACACTCCGCCACCGTCCCCGGTCTGGGGACCAGCTTCGGTCGTGGCGGCGCGACGGACTTCCAGCAGGACCTGATCAACTCTGACGTCATCGTCATCCAGGGCTCCAACATGGCCGAGGCGCATCCGGTGGGCTTCCAGTGGGTGATGGAGGCGAAGAAGCGCGGCGCCAAGGTCTTCCACGTCGACCCGCGGTTCACCCGGACCAGCGCGCTCGCCGACACGTACCTGCCGATCCGGGCGGGCACCGACATCGCGCTGCTCGGCGGCGTGGTGCGGTACATCCTGGACAACGAACTGGACTTCCGTGACTACGTGGTCGCCTACACCAACGCGGCGACGATCCTCACCGAGGGCTACCGCGACACCGAGGATCTGGACGGGTTGTTCTCCGGCTTCAAACCAAACAACGCCAGTTACGACCAGGCGAGCTGGCTGTACGAGGGGCACGAGCCCATCGGCGCGGTGCGCGACACGGAGACCCAGCGGGAGACCGCGGCCGGGTTGGAGCACGAGTCGCACGGCGCACCGATCGTCGGGCAGGCCGAGCGGGACGAGACGCTGCGGCATCCGCGCTGCGTCTACCAGATCCTCAAGCGCCACTATGCCCGCTACACCCCGGAGATGGTCGAGCGGGTCTGCGGCATCCCGCCGGAGAAGTTCCTGGAGCTGGCGCGCGCCTGGACGGAGAACTCCGGCCGGGACCGGACCAGCATGCTCGTCTATTCGGTGGGCTGGACGCAACACAGCGTGGGGGTGCAGTACATCCGCATCGGCGCGATCATCCAGCTGCTGCTGGGTAACGTGGGCCGCCCGGGCGGCGGGATCATGGCCCTGCGGGGACACGCCAACATCCAGGGCTCGACGGACATCCCGACGCTGTTCAACCTGCTGCCCGGCTATCTGCCGATGCCGCACCACGCCGACCACCCGACGTTCGACGACTGGATCGAGAGCATCCAGCATCCGGGCCAGAAGGGCTTCTGGGGCAACGCGAAGGCATACGGGGTCAACCTGCTCAAGGCGTACTGGGGTGACGCGGCCACGCCGGAGAACGACTTCTGCTACGGCTACCTGCCGCGGATGACCGGCGACCACGGGACGTACCAGCAGGTGCTGAACATGATCGACGGCAAGGTGAAGGGCCACTTCCTGCTCGGCCAGAACCCGGCGGTCGGCTCCGCGCACGGCCGCGCGCAGCGGCTGGGCATGGCCAACCTGGACTGGCTGGTGGTCCGCGACCTGTTCATGATCGAGAGCGCGACGTTCTGGAAGAACGCCCCTGAGATCGAGACCGGTGAGCTCGTGACCGAGCGGTGCCGCACCGAGGTCTTCTTCCTGCCCGCCGCCTCGCACGTCGAGAAGGAGGGCACGTTCACCCAGACCCAGCGGCTGCTGCAGTGGCGGGAGAAAGCCCTCGACCCGCCCGGCGACTGCCGCTCCGAGCTGTGGTTCTTCTACCACCTCGGCCGCATCATCCGCGAGCGGCTGGCGGACTCGACCCGGCCGCGCGATCGGGCGCTGCTCGACCTCAACTGGAACTATCCGACGCACGGCCCGCACGCCGAGCCGAGCGCCGAGGACGTGCTGCGCGAGATCAACGGTTACGAGGTGGCCACCGGCCGGCCCCTGTCGCTGTTCACCGAGATGAAGGACGACGGTTCCACAGCCGGCGGGTGCTGGATCTACTGCGGGCTGTTCGCCGACGGTGTCAACCAGGCTGCCCGCCGCAGGCCCGGCTCGGAGCAGACCTGGGTGGCCCCGGAGTGGGGCTGGGCCTGGCCGGCCAACCGGCGGATCCTCTACAACCGTGCCTCGGCCGATCCCGATGGTAAACCGTGGAGCGAGCGGAAGAAGTACGTCTGGTGGGACGAGGGAAAGGGCGAGTGGACCGGCTACGACGTGCCGGACTTCGAGAAGACGAAGCCGCCGTCCTATCGGCCGCCCGAGGGAGCCACTGGTGTGGAGGGGCTCGCCGGCGACGACCCGTTCATCATGCAGGGCGACGGCAAGGGCTGGCTGTACGCGCCGACCGGGGTGCTCGACGGGCCATTGCCCACCCACTACGAGCCGGCCGAGTCGCCGGTGAGTAACCCGCTCTACGGCCAGCAGGCCAACCCGACCCGCAAGGTCTATGTGCACCCGGTCAATTCGCTCAACCCGAGCCCGCCGCAGCCGCACAGCGAGATCTTTCCGTACGTCTTCACAGTCAGCCGGCTCACGGAGCACCACACGGCGGGCGGGATGAGCCGGACGGTGACACACCTCGCCGAGCTGCAGCCAGCGATGTTCGTCGAGGTGTCGCCGGAGTTGGCGGTCGAGCGGGGGTTGACCCACCTGGGCTGGGCCCACCTGGTCAGCGCGCGCGCCGCCATCGAGGCGCGCGTCATGGTGACCGACCGGCTCACGCCGCTGCGGATCGACGACCGGATCATCCACCAGATCTGGCTGCCCTATCACTGGGGATATGAGGGCCTCACCCGAGGCGACTCGGCCAACGACCTGTTCGGGATCACGCTCGACCCCAATGTACTGATCCAGGAGAGCAAGGTCGGGACCTGCGACATCCGACCCGGTCGACGGCCGAGGGGTCGGGAGCTGCGCGACCTCGTCGCCGATTACCGGCGGCGGTCGGGGGACCTCTTCTCGCAATACCCGCCGATCGTCACCACCGGCGCTGCGGACAGCGGCGGCGACCAGGAAACCTGA
- a CDS encoding VOC family protein — MFRTPQVILFSEDVTRAAAFYARLGFTETFRVPTEGEPIHVDLTLDGYRIGIASVDSTRNDHGLAPVPSGQRAAVVLWTDDTAAAYEKVTGDGAPALAAPHIWLDRLLIAWTADPDGNPIQLVQHLPAR, encoded by the coding sequence ATGTTCCGCACGCCGCAGGTCATCCTGTTCAGCGAGGACGTCACCCGGGCGGCCGCCTTCTACGCGCGGCTCGGGTTCACCGAGACGTTCCGGGTGCCCACCGAGGGTGAGCCGATCCACGTCGACCTCACCCTCGACGGCTACCGGATCGGCATCGCGTCGGTCGACTCCACCCGCAACGACCACGGCCTCGCCCCCGTCCCGTCGGGTCAGCGCGCGGCGGTCGTCCTGTGGACCGACGACACCGCCGCCGCGTACGAGAAGGTCACCGGCGACGGCGCGCCCGCCCTCGCGGCGCCGCACATCTGGCTCGACCGGCTGCTGATCGCCTGGACCGCCGACCCGGACGGCAACCCGATCCAGCTCGTCCAGCACCTGCCGGCCCGATAA